One genomic window of Desulfurobacterium indicum includes the following:
- a CDS encoding polyprenyl synthetase family protein, whose amino-acid sequence MKIFKPFEVIRKELLACEDYARQLLRSDVKSVLEAGGYIFNSGGKRVRPGLTILSGKLFDPDDSRLIPVAIAMEYIHTATLLHDDIVDGASLRRGKPSANAVYGNDVAVLVGDYMFAQGVSTFATFGGVEVLQRALDAIRDMSEGELKQLEVIGKFDLSEEDYFDIIYRKTASLLSTCCEAGAIVGGADEQQKLAMRKFGEYIGYAFQLVDDAFDYVSDTQTIGKPAGNDIREGKVTFPLISVREKLSPFEKQKINHILNKDNSHQEEVDYVRKLVVEKGGVGETFNLAREYIEEAKALLAPFEGSKYKNSLMEIADFIVARTF is encoded by the coding sequence ATGAAAATATTTAAGCCCTTTGAAGTTATAAGAAAGGAGCTTTTAGCCTGTGAAGATTATGCGAGACAACTCCTTCGCTCGGATGTTAAATCAGTTCTTGAGGCAGGCGGATATATCTTTAACAGCGGTGGTAAAAGAGTTAGACCTGGTCTAACAATACTTTCAGGTAAGCTTTTTGATCCTGACGATAGCCGTTTAATTCCCGTTGCAATAGCTATGGAATATATACATACTGCTACACTGCTTCACGATGATATAGTTGATGGTGCTTCTTTAAGGAGAGGTAAACCGTCTGCCAATGCAGTTTATGGAAATGATGTTGCCGTTTTAGTTGGTGATTATATGTTTGCTCAAGGGGTTTCAACGTTTGCCACGTTCGGTGGCGTTGAAGTTCTTCAAAGAGCTCTGGATGCAATCAGAGATATGTCCGAAGGGGAACTCAAACAACTGGAAGTTATCGGAAAGTTTGATTTAAGCGAGGAGGATTATTTCGATATTATTTACAGGAAAACGGCTTCTCTGCTTTCTACCTGCTGTGAAGCCGGAGCAATAGTCGGTGGTGCGGATGAACAGCAGAAGTTGGCTATGAGGAAATTTGGCGAGTATATTGGTTATGCATTTCAGCTTGTTGATGATGCTTTTGATTATGTTTCTGATACTCAAACCATAGGAAAACCGGCTGGAAACGATATAAGAGAAGGGAAAGTGACCTTTCCTCTGATTTCAGTTAGAGAAAAGCTTTCACCATTTGAAAAGCAGAAAATTAATCATATTTTAAATAAAGATAATTCTCACCAGGAAGAGGTGGATTACGTAAGAAAGTTAGTTGTGGAGAAAGGGGGAGTGGGAGAAACGTTCAACCTTGCAAGAGAATATATTGAAGAGGCAAAAGCACTTCTTGCACCTTTCGAAGGTTCAAAATATAAGAACTCTTTGATGGAAATAGCCGATTTTATAGTTGCCAGAACATTTTAA
- the pyrE gene encoding orotate phosphoribosyltransferase has product MLTEEEIKEIFLKANAFLEGHFLLSSGLHSPYYLQCAKVLQYPEYAEVLCKEIAEKVKELEVDIDFVIAPAIGGIIVSYETARHTGVRGIFAERKDGVNLVLRRGFEIKPGEKALVVEDVVTTGKSTKETIEVVKSFGGKVVAVGSLVDRSGGKVDFGVPFVTLWRLEVPAYEPSSCPICKEGKIPLEKPGSRKIK; this is encoded by the coding sequence ATGCTGACAGAAGAGGAGATTAAGGAAATATTTCTGAAAGCTAATGCTTTCCTTGAAGGTCATTTTCTGCTTTCAAGTGGTCTTCACAGCCCTTACTATCTTCAGTGTGCAAAAGTGCTTCAGTATCCTGAGTATGCTGAAGTTCTCTGTAAAGAAATAGCAGAAAAGGTTAAGGAGCTTGAAGTTGATATCGATTTTGTAATAGCACCGGCTATAGGTGGAATTATCGTTTCTTATGAAACTGCAAGGCATACAGGTGTGAGAGGTATTTTTGCTGAAAGGAAAGATGGTGTTAATCTTGTTTTGAGAAGAGGTTTTGAAATAAAGCCAGGTGAAAAAGCTCTGGTGGTTGAGGATGTTGTCACTACAGGAAAATCGACAAAAGAGACTATTGAGGTGGTAAAATCATTCGGTGGTAAGGTTGTAGCTGTAGGTAGCCTTGTAGATAGAAGTGGAGGTAAAGTTGATTTCGGCGTTCCTTTTGTAACGTTGTGGCGTCTGGAAGTGCCTGCTTACGAGCCTTCAAGCTGTCCTATTTGCAAGGAAGGGAAAATTCCTCTTGAGAAGCCGGGAAGCAGAAAAATAAAGTAG
- a CDS encoding TIGR01212 family radical SAM protein (This family includes YhcC from E. coli K-12, an uncharacterized radical SAM protein.) — protein MEVRFKTFSSYLKSIFGERVYRVTVDAGFTCPNRDGTKGIEGCIYCYAGSEYDKDKRKLSVEEQIALGIERIGRRYKAKKFLVYFQAFTNTYAPVEKLKSVYDKIKKFPEVVGLIVGTRPDVVSEEVLELINGYTDDYLVWIEYGLESPHFKSLEWMKRGHGFSDFLNAYLVTRKYKKINICSHIILGIPGESKKEMLETADILAALRMDGVKIHPLHVIKNTPLAEIYEKESFSILSEDEYVDFVVDFIERLYPETVVQRITGEVPSDLLIAPHYCDRREKSRLIQKIRNRFIERNTYQGKAFRF, from the coding sequence GTGGAAGTCAGATTTAAGACCTTCTCTTCATATCTAAAATCCATTTTCGGCGAGCGGGTTTATCGGGTTACTGTTGATGCCGGTTTTACCTGTCCTAACAGAGATGGAACTAAAGGCATAGAAGGTTGTATCTATTGTTATGCTGGTTCTGAATATGATAAAGATAAAAGAAAGTTATCCGTTGAGGAGCAAATAGCTCTCGGTATTGAACGGATAGGAAGGCGTTATAAAGCCAAAAAGTTTCTGGTTTATTTTCAGGCGTTTACGAATACCTATGCACCTGTTGAAAAACTTAAATCTGTTTACGATAAAATTAAAAAGTTTCCCGAAGTGGTCGGATTGATTGTTGGAACTCGTCCCGATGTGGTTTCTGAAGAAGTGCTTGAGCTTATAAATGGCTATACGGATGATTATCTTGTCTGGATTGAATACGGTCTTGAAAGTCCTCATTTTAAGTCCCTCGAATGGATGAAACGAGGTCACGGTTTTTCCGATTTTTTAAATGCTTATCTTGTTACGAGAAAGTATAAAAAGATAAATATCTGTTCTCATATTATTCTCGGGATTCCAGGAGAGAGTAAAAAGGAAATGCTTGAAACGGCTGATATTCTTGCGGCGTTGAGGATGGACGGTGTAAAAATTCATCCTCTTCACGTTATAAAGAATACACCCCTTGCTGAGATTTATGAAAAGGAGTCCTTTTCCATTCTTTCTGAAGATGAGTATGTTGATTTTGTAGTTGATTTTATCGAAAGACTCTATCCTGAGACGGTTGTTCAAAGAATTACGGGAGAGGTGCCATCCGATTTATTAATAGCTCCTCATTACTGTGACAGAAGGGAGAAGTCCAGGTTAATTCAAAAGATCAGAAACCGATTTATTGAGAGGAACACATATCAGGGAAAGGCTTTCAGATTTTGA
- a CDS encoding C-GCAxxG-C-C family protein: MLEIKDILKNIEKYRYLLGERSLLKVENLQRLGEVAYKGYWERDCEYGIIKAFTEIARLDISFDEVIENKMKIPVRWHSICCALTGAFVVFAVSLPEEDIESAVRELVKFHNDTSLPIFSGDGSFIPSASPDSVLCRDSIMNWAKKTGIPPRSAERRERCARITADVAVKTAEIVNKKVRFSEIVR, translated from the coding sequence ATGCTTGAAATTAAAGACATTTTGAAAAACATAGAAAAGTATAGGTATTTACTTGGGGAGAGAAGTTTATTAAAAGTGGAAAACTTACAAAGGCTTGGAGAGGTGGCTTATAAAGGTTACTGGGAAAGAGACTGTGAGTATGGGATAATAAAAGCATTTACAGAGATTGCCAGATTGGATATTTCTTTTGATGAAGTTATTGAAAATAAGATGAAAATTCCGGTTAGATGGCATTCTATATGTTGTGCTCTTACCGGTGCTTTTGTTGTTTTTGCAGTTTCTCTTCCGGAAGAAGATATAGAATCTGCGGTTAGAGAGCTTGTTAAATTTCACAATGACACATCTCTTCCGATATTTTCCGGTGATGGGAGTTTCATTCCATCGGCTTCTCCGGATTCTGTTTTATGCAGGGATTCCATTATGAACTGGGCGAAGAAAACAGGGATTCCACCAAGGAGTGCCGAAAGAAGGGAAAGGTGTGCAAGAATCACGGCAGATGTTGCGGTCAAAACAGCCGAGATTGTTAATAAAAAGGTTCGTTTTTCAGAGATTGTTCGGTAG
- a CDS encoding disulfide isomerase DsbC N-terminal domain-containing protein: MKRTIAILLTLMASTLTAKSSNCPSINSVEKQIAGIFKKKIHVKAVYPIGIEGFCRVITVEAGNFFIDTQERYLIQGLIFKLPDRKVDKKFLKFLERSVDFRVGKGKEYIYVIVDPNCEACRNSSEKIKEFIKHGIQLRFIVAPFSGKDAEEKAYRLVCNNGGIRMFMSGKYTGKVCSEGKLKVWSVMDKLKARGLVDTPIFILPNGKIYLGTKNLNKVIEEFSEK; this comes from the coding sequence ATGAAAAGGACAATAGCTATACTACTTACTCTGATGGCTTCAACATTAACGGCAAAAAGTTCAAATTGTCCGTCAATAAACTCGGTAGAAAAACAGATAGCAGGAATTTTCAAAAAGAAAATTCACGTAAAAGCAGTTTACCCGATAGGCATCGAAGGATTTTGCAGAGTAATAACGGTAGAAGCCGGCAACTTCTTCATAGACACGCAAGAAAGATATCTCATTCAAGGCCTTATATTTAAGCTACCAGACAGAAAAGTTGATAAAAAGTTTTTAAAATTCCTGGAAAGATCTGTTGATTTCAGAGTCGGAAAAGGCAAAGAATATATCTACGTTATCGTTGATCCTAACTGTGAAGCCTGTAGAAACAGCAGCGAAAAAATAAAAGAATTTATTAAACATGGAATCCAGCTAAGATTTATAGTTGCCCCTTTCTCAGGAAAAGATGCCGAAGAAAAGGCTTACAGGCTGGTGTGTAACAACGGTGGAATAAGAATGTTCATGAGCGGAAAATACACAGGAAAAGTTTGTAGTGAAGGAAAATTAAAAGTCTGGTCAGTAATGGACAAATTAAAAGCACGGGGCCTTGTTGATACTCCCATATTTATTCTTCCAAATGGCAAGATTTACCTCGGTACAAAAAATTTAAATAAAGTAATAGAAGAATTTTCTGAAAAATAG
- the rpmA gene encoding 50S ribosomal protein L27: MAHKKGMGSTKNGRDTIGKRLGVKRHDGQIVKAGNILVRQRGTSVHPGANVGVGRDYTLFALVDGVVKFERKRNKKIVSVYPLDN; the protein is encoded by the coding sequence ATGGCACATAAGAAGGGTATGGGTTCTACCAAAAACGGTAGAGATACAATTGGCAAAAGGCTTGGTGTTAAAAGACATGACGGGCAAATAGTTAAAGCTGGGAATATTCTCGTTAGACAAAGAGGAACAAGCGTCCATCCCGGCGCTAATGTTGGTGTTGGAAGAGACTATACACTTTTTGCCCTTGTTGATGGTGTAGTTAAATTTGAGAGAAAAAGAAATAAAAAGATTGTAAGCGTTTATCCTTTAGATAACTAA
- the rplU gene encoding 50S ribosomal protein L21: MYAVIRTGGKQYVVEPGQVLKVEKINLPEGSEVELETLMIRNDDGSVKVGDEVKNAKVKATVVRHGKGKKIIVFKYKSKKHYQRKYGHRQHFTELKIEEIVG, encoded by the coding sequence ATGTATGCAGTTATCAGAACCGGCGGAAAACAGTATGTTGTTGAGCCCGGTCAGGTTTTAAAGGTTGAAAAGATCAACCTACCTGAAGGGTCAGAGGTTGAGCTTGAGACACTCATGATAAGAAATGATGACGGAAGCGTTAAAGTTGGCGATGAAGTTAAGAATGCTAAGGTTAAAGCTACTGTAGTTAGACACGGTAAAGGTAAGAAGATTATTGTGTTCAAGTACAAGTCCAAAAAGCATTATCAGAGAAAGTATGGTCATCGTCAGCACTTTACAGAACTCAAGATTGAAGAGATTGTAGGCTAA
- a CDS encoding Bax inhibitor-1/YccA family protein translates to MNKPYEIERTGITDFSSFLSKVFFNMFLGLLLTAISAYMTLATGLWTKIGTAGAIGFGILSFVLVIMTGILRKNGLLAGIMFYLFSACEGILLAPIFYIYTGASIITAFASASILFGIMALFAMTKKVDFRQFGTYLFVGLIGIIVASLLNMFLFHSAGFNMVINAITIIIFLGLTAYDIQTLEEVAYTDGNAFFGALALYLDLINLFLALLNLFGERRR, encoded by the coding sequence ATGAACAAACCTTATGAAATAGAAAGGACAGGCATTACGGATTTTTCATCCTTTCTTTCAAAAGTATTCTTTAACATGTTTCTCGGTCTTCTTTTAACAGCTATTTCAGCCTACATGACACTTGCTACCGGACTCTGGACAAAAATAGGAACTGCCGGTGCTATCGGTTTTGGAATCCTAAGTTTCGTTCTTGTAATAATGACCGGGATTCTGAGAAAGAACGGACTATTAGCTGGAATAATGTTCTATCTCTTTTCAGCCTGTGAAGGCATTTTACTTGCACCTATTTTCTACATTTATACTGGTGCTTCTATCATAACAGCTTTCGCTTCTGCCAGTATTCTATTCGGAATAATGGCACTGTTTGCAATGACAAAAAAAGTTGATTTCAGACAGTTCGGAACCTATTTGTTTGTTGGATTAATAGGGATAATCGTTGCATCTTTGCTGAACATGTTTCTCTTTCACTCCGCAGGCTTTAACATGGTAATCAACGCCATAACAATCATTATATTCTTAGGACTTACCGCTTACGACATACAGACCCTTGAAGAGGTAGCATACACCGATGGAAATGCATTTTTCGGTGCACTTGCTCTTTACCTTGACCTCATCAACCTATTCCTCGCACTTCTAAATCTCTTTGGTGAAAGAAGAAGATAA
- a CDS encoding Hsp20/alpha crystallin family protein has product MFGGFFGRNRGFDPFEDFFRISKEMERMLAELTRSFGEVPGFEVGFEPRVEMYETPDELVVRAEMPGLDKDSIDVRVRGNHLIIKGVKKQEQKEEKENVFFSESFYGEFQRIIPLPVEVKEDGIEATYDKGILEIRLPKAETAKKEVKIIVKEPEEKEKEDNEKE; this is encoded by the coding sequence ATGTTCGGAGGATTTTTCGGTAGAAATAGAGGATTTGATCCTTTTGAGGACTTCTTCAGAATTTCTAAAGAAATGGAAAGAATGCTTGCAGAACTTACACGTTCTTTCGGAGAGGTTCCCGGATTTGAAGTAGGCTTTGAACCGAGAGTGGAGATGTATGAAACACCTGATGAATTGGTTGTAAGAGCTGAAATGCCGGGACTTGATAAAGATAGCATTGACGTAAGAGTAAGAGGAAATCACCTTATTATAAAAGGTGTTAAAAAACAGGAACAAAAAGAAGAAAAAGAGAATGTTTTCTTCAGCGAAAGCTTCTACGGTGAGTTTCAGAGAATAATACCTCTACCTGTTGAGGTAAAAGAAGATGGAATCGAAGCAACCTACGATAAAGGAATCCTCGAAATAAGACTTCCAAAAGCCGAAACAGCGAAAAAAGAAGTAAAAATAATAGTAAAAGAACCCGAAGAGAAAGAAAAGGAAGACAACGAGAAAGAATAA
- a CDS encoding class I SAM-dependent RNA methyltransferase: MQIEIEKLVYGGKGLGRFRGRTFFVPFAAPGDVVEIKETIRKSGYSEGEVIKILKKGKNRINPRCPYFGKCGGCDWQHIDYNSQVECKRNILEENLQKIGRIKKPNIDEVIPSPSPWHYRNRAQLKVKNGKVGFFAKGTHEIVDIDTCYILKEDIAGAIPKIKELVKKLATEPNEVHIYSSSKDEVILKFIYQGKFKKITFTIEEIREILGINVIGFGIYKIGESGYPERIKFFGKDFTYETVDKFKFRVSADSFFQVNRFQVENLIKKVSRGAMEYQYLLAADLYCGVGTLTIPVGRYVHRAFGIEASFSAISDALYNKDINGLRNISFYCRETEEGIEIVKENSPDLIVIDPPRSGLNQKIIREIASLPRLKRIIYVSCNPATLARDIALFYQHGIHMEKSKLIDMFPQTYHIETIAFLRKVK; encoded by the coding sequence TTGCAGATTGAGATTGAAAAACTTGTTTACGGCGGTAAAGGACTTGGAAGGTTCAGAGGTAGAACATTCTTCGTGCCTTTTGCAGCTCCTGGAGATGTTGTTGAAATAAAAGAAACAATACGAAAAAGTGGTTACAGCGAAGGAGAAGTTATAAAAATCCTGAAAAAAGGCAAAAATCGAATAAACCCTAGATGTCCCTATTTTGGAAAGTGTGGCGGTTGTGACTGGCAACATATAGACTACAATTCACAGGTTGAATGCAAAAGAAACATTCTGGAAGAAAATCTCCAAAAAATAGGAAGAATTAAAAAACCAAACATCGATGAAGTCATTCCATCCCCATCTCCCTGGCATTACAGGAACAGAGCCCAACTAAAAGTAAAAAATGGAAAAGTGGGATTTTTTGCGAAAGGAACTCATGAAATTGTAGATATAGATACCTGCTACATACTAAAAGAAGACATAGCGGGTGCAATTCCAAAAATTAAAGAGTTGGTAAAAAAACTCGCAACAGAGCCTAACGAAGTTCACATATATTCCTCCAGCAAAGATGAGGTTATTCTCAAATTCATCTATCAAGGAAAATTCAAAAAAATAACTTTTACTATTGAGGAGATAAGAGAAATCCTCGGTATTAATGTAATAGGCTTTGGAATATATAAAATAGGAGAATCCGGATACCCGGAAAGAATCAAATTCTTTGGAAAAGATTTTACATATGAAACAGTAGATAAATTCAAGTTTCGAGTAAGTGCCGATTCTTTCTTTCAGGTCAATAGATTTCAGGTAGAAAATCTCATTAAAAAAGTTTCTCGCGGAGCAATGGAATATCAATATCTGCTTGCTGCAGATCTCTATTGCGGAGTGGGAACTTTAACAATACCGGTGGGAAGATACGTTCACCGAGCTTTTGGTATAGAAGCAAGTTTTTCAGCAATAAGTGACGCTCTCTATAACAAAGACATAAATGGATTAAGAAATATAAGCTTTTACTGCCGTGAAACAGAAGAGGGCATAGAAATAGTAAAGGAAAACAGCCCGGATTTAATAGTAATTGATCCTCCAAGAAGTGGACTAAATCAGAAAATTATAAGAGAAATTGCATCTTTACCAAGGCTTAAAAGAATAATCTACGTCTCCTGCAATCCTGCAACTTTAGCAAGGGACATAGCACTCTTTTATCAGCACGGCATTCACATGGAAAAATCAAAGCTTATAGACATGTTCCCTCAGACTTACCATATAGAAACAATAGCCTTTTTAAGGAAGGTGAAATAA
- a CDS encoding dihydroorotate dehydrogenase, which yields MADISVELFGIKFETPVWTASGTFGFGLEYEKYTDLNRIGAVCVKGLSIKPKEGNPPPRIWETPCGMLNSIGLQNPGVHHFIEKVLPKLKKYRFKIIANIYGTTYDEYRAVAEALKGVEGVHAVEVNISCPNVKKGGLAFGTDPEEAAKITEIVKEATDKPVIMKLSPNVTNIVEIAKAVEEAGADAISAINTLLGMAIDIRTQKPKLKNVVGGLSGPAIKPVAVRMVYQIARAVSIPVIGIGGITTWQDAVEFFLAGASAVQVGTANFLNPNTAVEIAEGIKKYLEDNGYSCIEEIKGKVKV from the coding sequence ATGGCAGACATAAGTGTTGAACTTTTTGGTATAAAGTTTGAAACACCTGTTTGGACCGCTTCGGGCACGTTTGGATTCGGTCTTGAGTACGAAAAGTACACAGACTTAAACCGCATAGGTGCTGTGTGTGTTAAAGGACTATCGATAAAACCTAAAGAAGGAAATCCACCACCAAGGATATGGGAAACTCCCTGCGGCATGCTTAACTCGATAGGACTTCAAAATCCGGGAGTTCACCATTTCATTGAAAAAGTCCTTCCAAAACTCAAAAAGTATAGATTCAAGATTATCGCAAACATCTATGGAACAACATACGATGAATACAGAGCCGTTGCAGAAGCCCTTAAAGGTGTTGAAGGCGTCCACGCAGTTGAGGTGAACATCTCCTGTCCAAATGTAAAAAAAGGCGGACTTGCTTTTGGAACAGATCCAGAAGAAGCGGCAAAAATAACAGAAATTGTAAAGGAAGCCACAGATAAACCTGTAATAATGAAGCTCTCACCAAACGTTACAAACATTGTGGAAATAGCAAAAGCCGTAGAAGAAGCCGGAGCAGATGCAATATCTGCTATAAATACTCTCCTTGGTATGGCAATAGACATAAGAACCCAAAAACCTAAACTAAAAAATGTAGTAGGCGGACTCTCCGGCCCTGCAATAAAACCTGTAGCTGTGAGAATGGTATATCAGATAGCCAGAGCCGTTTCCATTCCTGTAATAGGAATAGGAGGAATTACAACCTGGCAGGATGCAGTTGAATTTTTCCTTGCAGGAGCTTCAGCAGTTCAGGTCGGAACAGCAAATTTCCTCAATCCAAACACTGCTGTTGAGATCGCTGAAGGCATTAAAAAATACCTTGAAGACAACGGATATAGCTGCATTGAAGAGATAAAAGGAAAAGTTAAAGTTTAA
- a CDS encoding permease prefix domain 1-containing protein: MEEIKKNLEKKYEDNIARGLSREEALSKAIEEERNNHEKEDFEKAVREFLKEKFPEILAEEDPFQAFVDSLYLEYELLLSKVKAIFSSMKKR; this comes from the coding sequence ATGGAAGAAATTAAAAAGAATCTTGAAAAAAAGTATGAAGATAACATAGCTAGAGGGCTTTCAAGAGAGGAAGCCCTCTCTAAAGCTATTGAAGAAGAGAGAAACAATCACGAAAAGGAAGATTTTGAAAAGGCTGTTAGAGAGTTTTTAAAGGAAAAATTTCCTGAAATCCTTGCAGAAGAAGACCCTTTCCAGGCTTTTGTTGACTCTCTTTACCTTGAATATGAACTTTTGCTCTCGAAAGTAAAAGCTATTTTTTCTTCCATGAAAAAGCGTTAG